One region of Sphingomonas adhaesiva genomic DNA includes:
- a CDS encoding TetR/AcrR family transcriptional regulator has translation MSHPRKSRAGGRPSQQRAAEISDAIVAATVEAFADHGMDFSMEQMAAAAGISKQAVYRRWPGKTDLLIHAIGRTIERLVARAADRLPGDPAAALREIAWRVFDSDEGQANRIGIFLQAEALRDGGLQRHMLGWHEALVQLLSARTRVLLLQLGKDEEAAPSLAAILFDLLSGARATLAWTGTPPMDDPAVFELRWQAFLHIVRASADLATSAIVPAPKS, from the coding sequence ATGAGCCATCCTCGTAAATCGCGCGCGGGCGGCCGCCCGAGCCAACAGCGCGCCGCGGAGATCAGCGATGCGATCGTCGCCGCGACGGTGGAGGCATTCGCCGACCATGGCATGGATTTCAGCATGGAGCAGATGGCCGCTGCGGCGGGGATCAGCAAGCAGGCGGTTTATCGCCGCTGGCCCGGCAAAACGGATCTGCTGATCCACGCGATAGGCCGGACGATCGAACGACTGGTCGCGCGCGCGGCCGACCGGTTGCCCGGCGACCCGGCCGCCGCGTTGCGCGAAATAGCGTGGCGGGTGTTCGATTCCGACGAGGGGCAGGCCAATCGCATCGGCATCTTCCTGCAAGCGGAGGCGCTGCGCGACGGCGGGTTGCAGCGTCATATGCTCGGCTGGCACGAGGCATTGGTGCAATTGCTGAGCGCGCGGACCCGCGTTTTGCTCCTTCAGCTGGGCAAGGATGAAGAGGCCGCACCATCATTGGCGGCCATCCTGTTCGATCTGCTGTCGGGCGCGCGCGCGACACTGGCGTGGACGGGTACGCCGCCCATGGACGACCCGGCCGTCTTCGAACTGCGGTGGCAGGCCTTCCTCCACATCGTTCGAGCATCCGCTGATCTGGCGACGTCGGCGATCGTCCCCGCACCGAAAAGCTGA
- a CDS encoding DUF3892 domain-containing protein, whose product MARRQVTKSGKDKDGDITKLCNAGQSWSPRPKADAIRDIENGDHQYYVAWTDGQETPVTVVNGTTGKYLRTRRDGSTKNNLDDLPDC is encoded by the coding sequence ATGGCCAGGCGCCAAGTGACCAAGAGCGGCAAGGACAAGGACGGCGACATCACGAAGCTCTGCAATGCCGGGCAGAGCTGGTCGCCTCGCCCCAAGGCGGATGCGATCCGTGATATCGAGAACGGCGACCATCAATATTACGTCGCGTGGACCGATGGCCAGGAGACTCCGGTCACGGTCGTCAATGGCACGACCGGCAAGTATCTTCGCACCCGCCGCGATGGATCGACCAAGAATAACCTCGACGATCTGCCCGATTGCTGA
- a CDS encoding DUF2188 domain-containing protein: MSGKNQHVVPHAGGWAVRGAGNGRATSVHDTQRDAIDAARGIAQNQHSELLIHGRNGQIRDRDSYGSDPFPPRG; this comes from the coding sequence ATGTCCGGAAAGAACCAGCATGTCGTCCCGCACGCAGGTGGTTGGGCTGTTCGCGGTGCCGGCAACGGTCGTGCAACGTCGGTCCATGACACCCAGCGTGACGCGATCGATGCTGCGCGAGGCATCGCGCAGAACCAGCACAGCGAACTTCTGATCCACGGCCGCAACGGCCAGATCAGGGATCGTGACAGCTACGGCAGTGACCCCTTCCCGCCGCGAGGCTGA
- a CDS encoding ImmA/IrrE family metallo-endopeptidase has product MKGLGQAEKLLQSFGVTSPDEIDVEAIAWTMGAKVRNGILESCEARIIGFRDQAIITVKGDGDPRRRRFSIAHELGHWQHHRGRSSVCRASEIGSFSQTGGGIERQADHYAADLLMPAYLFRPLAAAHRRPSFEAIDALAAAFSTSRLATALRFIDHSPWPCMIVCHGQNGRRWFRRNGGIPDHWFPRDDLDPESDAMDVLYGKTDRSRPTIIGADAWFDRRGADRFELTEECVKGFGDDVLALLTLKDQMLD; this is encoded by the coding sequence TTGAAGGGGCTCGGCCAAGCCGAAAAGCTTTTGCAGTCCTTCGGCGTCACCAGTCCGGATGAGATTGATGTCGAGGCGATCGCCTGGACGATGGGTGCGAAGGTGCGCAACGGCATTCTGGAGAGCTGCGAAGCCCGGATCATCGGTTTCCGCGATCAAGCGATCATCACCGTGAAAGGCGATGGCGATCCGCGTCGCCGTCGCTTCTCGATCGCGCATGAGTTGGGCCACTGGCAGCATCATCGCGGCCGGTCGTCGGTCTGCAGGGCGAGTGAGATCGGAAGTTTCAGCCAGACCGGTGGCGGCATTGAGCGGCAAGCCGATCATTATGCCGCCGACCTGTTGATGCCGGCCTATCTGTTTCGACCGCTTGCCGCCGCTCACCGGCGCCCGTCGTTCGAGGCAATCGACGCTCTGGCTGCTGCCTTCTCCACCAGCCGGTTGGCGACGGCGTTACGGTTCATCGACCATAGCCCTTGGCCCTGTATGATCGTTTGCCACGGTCAGAATGGACGCCGATGGTTTCGACGCAATGGCGGCATTCCGGATCACTGGTTTCCCCGTGATGATCTCGATCCCGAGTCAGACGCGATGGACGTGCTGTACGGAAAGACTGATCGGTCACGGCCGACGATCATCGGGGCGGACGCATGGTTCGATCGCCGGGGCGCCGATCGGTTTGAGCTGACCGAGGAGTGTGTGAAAGGTTTCGGGGATGATGTGCTCGCCCTTCTGACGCTGAAAGATCAGATGCTCGATTAG
- a CDS encoding GNAT family N-acetyltransferase — protein sequence MTATEDAKPFTIEPLDPARQDRAAFSCGITQVDNFFRRTANKLAKADNVRTFVMIGAEGELIGFYATNAHAIDYTELPDRFARNRPAHGSIPAAYISMIGVDSRFQRQGYGGDLLVDCLKRLAVAADALGIAVVMLDVLDCGDPEKVAKRLALYTGYGFEPLPSNSLRLFLPIATVRTLTQADA from the coding sequence GTGACGGCGACAGAGGACGCAAAACCCTTCACCATCGAACCGCTCGATCCTGCCAGGCAGGATCGAGCGGCCTTTTCCTGTGGCATCACGCAGGTCGACAATTTCTTCCGCCGAACCGCGAACAAGCTCGCCAAGGCGGATAACGTCCGCACCTTCGTGATGATCGGCGCCGAAGGCGAGCTGATCGGCTTCTACGCCACCAATGCCCATGCGATCGACTATACCGAGCTGCCCGATCGGTTCGCCCGCAACCGGCCTGCGCATGGCAGTATCCCGGCCGCCTACATTTCGATGATCGGCGTCGACAGTCGCTTTCAGAGGCAGGGCTATGGCGGCGATCTGTTGGTTGATTGCCTCAAGCGCCTGGCCGTGGCGGCCGATGCGCTAGGCATCGCCGTCGTCATGCTGGACGTACTCGACTGCGGCGACCCGGAGAAGGTGGCGAAGCGCCTCGCGCTCTATACCGGCTATGGCTTTGAGCCGCTGCCCTCCAACAGCTTGCGATTGTTCCTACCGATCGCCACGGTTCGGACTCTTACGCAAGCGGATGCGTAG